A window of Chitinophaga sp. MM2321 contains these coding sequences:
- a CDS encoding MFS transporter, with translation MLIEIQQESNARQYRIATSVFFFISGLGYATWASRIPSIQQQLHLNEAQLGAVLFALPIGLMITMPITGKLLGSFSSRKIMVVGALVFNLILSLPGFTTSVWQLALILFCFGSSRNLLNLSMNAQAVQVQYLYPKSIMTTFHGIWSIAGFAGAAIGYLMVSMHVAPSYHLLAVSALLLVFTLYYYPKSYPDQPTPQLEKKPVFSLPDKSLLKFSFICFACMATENTMYDWSSIYFHKIVGGSGSAATAAFVLYMVSMTIGRFAGDRLVAKLGIKTMLRNSGWLIFIGLLLAILLPYPVTTGIGFIFTGLGVACIVPLVFSLAGKSKSTNSGQTLASISTIGYMGFLVVPPLIGFVAQASSLRWSFGIMAICGLVIILMVAGIKE, from the coding sequence ATGTTAATAGAAATTCAGCAGGAAAGCAATGCCAGGCAGTATAGAATAGCTACTTCCGTATTCTTTTTTATCTCTGGGCTGGGCTACGCCACCTGGGCATCCAGGATACCTTCCATCCAACAGCAACTACATTTAAATGAAGCGCAATTGGGGGCAGTACTCTTTGCGCTGCCGATTGGCCTCATGATAACGATGCCCATTACCGGCAAATTGCTGGGGAGCTTCAGCAGCCGTAAAATCATGGTGGTAGGCGCACTCGTCTTTAATCTCATCCTCAGTTTACCCGGTTTTACCACCAGCGTATGGCAATTGGCACTGATCCTCTTCTGCTTCGGATCATCCCGCAACCTCCTGAACCTGTCAATGAATGCACAGGCGGTACAGGTGCAATATCTCTATCCAAAGTCAATCATGACCACCTTTCACGGCATATGGAGCATTGCCGGTTTCGCCGGTGCCGCCATCGGTTACCTGATGGTATCCATGCATGTGGCGCCCTCCTATCACCTGCTGGCTGTGAGCGCATTATTGTTGGTATTTACGCTGTACTATTATCCCAAATCATACCCCGACCAGCCAACACCGCAACTGGAAAAGAAACCAGTGTTTTCCCTGCCTGATAAATCATTGCTTAAATTTTCCTTTATCTGCTTCGCCTGTATGGCCACAGAAAATACGATGTATGACTGGAGCAGTATCTACTTCCATAAAATAGTGGGTGGCTCCGGATCTGCTGCCACCGCCGCTTTTGTATTATACATGGTATCTATGACCATAGGCCGCTTTGCGGGCGACCGCCTCGTGGCAAAGCTGGGCATTAAAACCATGTTACGTAACAGCGGCTGGTTAATCTTCATCGGCCTGTTACTGGCCATCCTGCTGCCTTACCCTGTCACTACCGGCATCGGGTTCATCTTTACAGGACTGGGAGTAGCCTGTATCGTACCATTGGTTTTCAGTCTCGCAGGAAAATCAAAAAGCACCAACAGCGGACAAACGCTGGCATCTATTTCTACCATCGGTTATATGGGCTTCCTCGTAGTACCACCATTAATCGGCTTTGTGGCACAGGCTTCCAGCCTGCGCTGGTC